One genomic region from Bacillus aquiflavi encodes:
- a CDS encoding FxsA family protein — protein MRVFLLLFITVPAIEIGILLLSGKAIGVLPTVLLIIFTGVFGVYLARKQGLETMRNALTHLKYGQIPNDVLLDGICIFIGGLLLITPGFITDLTGFLLLIPVTREKFKAIIRRLMRRWIRYR, from the coding sequence GTGAGAGTTTTTTTATTATTGTTTATTACTGTTCCGGCTATAGAAATTGGTATTCTTCTTTTGTCAGGTAAAGCGATTGGAGTATTACCGACAGTTTTACTGATTATTTTTACGGGAGTATTTGGTGTTTACTTGGCTAGAAAGCAAGGCCTGGAAACGATGCGAAATGCATTAACACATTTAAAATACGGTCAAATCCCTAATGATGTACTATTAGATGGCATATGTATCTTTATCGGTGGGCTTCTGTTAATAACACCAGGATTTATAACTGATTTGACCGGATTTTTATTGCTAATTCCAGTTACGAGAGAAAAATTTAAGGCTATAATTAGAAGATTAATGCGAAGATGGATTCGCTATCGTTAA
- the hflC gene encoding protease modulator HflC — MSDNIIDMDRKERGSFPYRKYVKLGVFIVGLLVVLSLTFSNVFIVKEGEYKVIRQFGEVVRIDSSPGLSYKIPFIQSITTLPKYQMTYDVSEAEINTKDKKRMLIDNYAVWRIEDPKKMISNARNLENAESRMEEFIYSVVRTELGQLNYDEIINDEKSSRGSLNDRVTEKVNELLENDKYGIKVVDVRMKRTDLPEENEQSVYTRMISERESKAQEYLSMGDAEKNRIIRIIAETDREVKEMLSKAKADAEAIRAEGEAEAARVYNESFSKDQDFYQLFRTLESYKKTINGETVIVLPSDSPYARLLMGHTN, encoded by the coding sequence ATGAGTGATAACATCATTGATATGGATAGGAAAGAAAGAGGTAGTTTTCCTTATAGAAAATATGTTAAGTTAGGGGTATTTATAGTTGGATTGCTTGTTGTATTAAGTTTAACTTTTTCAAATGTGTTTATTGTAAAAGAAGGAGAGTACAAGGTCATACGTCAATTTGGGGAAGTTGTTCGAATCGATAGTTCACCGGGACTCAGCTATAAAATTCCGTTCATTCAATCTATTACAACATTGCCTAAATATCAAATGACATATGATGTTTCAGAAGCAGAAATTAATACGAAAGATAAAAAGAGAATGTTAATTGATAATTATGCAGTTTGGCGAATAGAAGACCCAAAAAAAATGATTTCAAATGCCCGTAATCTCGAAAATGCAGAGTCACGGATGGAGGAGTTTATATACTCTGTTGTGAGGACTGAGCTTGGGCAATTAAACTATGATGAAATTATTAATGATGAGAAGTCTTCAAGAGGCTCATTAAATGACAGGGTTACAGAAAAAGTGAATGAGTTATTAGAGAATGATAAATATGGTATTAAAGTGGTTGATGTGCGGATGAAGCGAACAGATTTACCAGAGGAAAATGAACAATCAGTTTATACGCGAATGATTTCTGAACGTGAATCTAAGGCACAGGAATATTTATCAATGGGGGATGCCGAAAAAAACCGAATTATCCGAATTATCGCAGAAACAGATCGTGAAGTAAAAGAAATGTTATCAAAAGCAAAAGCGGATGCAGAAGCTATTCGTGCAGAAGGTGAAGCAGAAGCCGCACGAGTTTATAACGAATCTTTTTCAAAGGATCAAGACTTTTACCAACTATTTAGAACTCTTGAGTCTTACAAAAAAACAATTAATGGAGAAACAGTAATTGTACTTCCATCCGATTCTCCATATGCCCGCTTGTTAATGGGACATACAAATTAA
- the polA gene encoding DNA polymerase I, with protein MKKKLVLIDGNSIAYRAFFALPLLNNDKSIHTNAIYGFTMILMKILEDEQPTHVLVAFDAGKTTFRHKTFSEYKGGRQKTPPELSEQFPFIHELLDAYNISRYELENYEADDIIGTLSQQAEQDGYEVKIISGDKDLTQLSSKNTTVCITRKGITEIEEYTPAHIKEKYGLSPEQKIDMKGLMGDNSDNIPGVPGVGEKTAIKLLKEFETVEKLLESIDQVSGKKLKEKLTEFKDQAIMSKNLATIERKVPLEINIADIEYKDFNKEKVIALFKELNFNSLLDKFDHGGESAEKQQLKAIEFTIVEEITESIFANENGFYVEILEDNYHHANIVGFSIVNEHGCFYLRADLALNSDIFKRWAEDDQKRKIVYDAKRSIVSLRHHHIHLRGIDFDLLLASYINNPSETIDDVAFITKRHRLNIVHTDEAVYGKGAKRKIPDEPILAEHLVRKGKALMYLREELEGALKENQQYELFKELEMPLSRILASMESQGVKIDIERLQEMGHGLQEKLTKIEQKIYHLAGETFNINSPKQLGVILFDKLGLPVIKKTKTGYSTSADVLEKLEPMHEIIREILHYRQLGKLQSTYIEGLLKVVSTKTNKVHTRFNQALTQTGRLSSTDPNLQNIPIRLEEGRKIRQAFIPSEEGWVIFAADYSQIELRVLAHISGDKKLIKAFKEDMDIHTKTAMDVFHVSKEEITPDMRRQAKAVNFGIVYGISDYGLSQNLKISRKEAGNFIDRYFESYPGVKEYMEEIVYEAKQKGFVSTLLHRRRYIPEITSRNFNVRSFAERTAMNTPIQGSAADIIKKTMIDMAARLEKENLQTRLLLQVHDELIFEAPEDEIAVLKEIVPDVMENSIELLVPLKVDFAYGPTWYDAK; from the coding sequence GTGAAAAAAAAGCTAGTGTTAATTGATGGAAATAGTATTGCATATCGTGCATTTTTTGCTCTGCCATTATTAAATAATGATAAAAGTATTCATACAAATGCAATATACGGTTTTACAATGATTTTAATGAAAATACTTGAGGATGAACAGCCTACACATGTGCTTGTTGCATTTGATGCTGGGAAAACAACATTTCGTCATAAAACTTTTAGTGAGTATAAAGGCGGGAGACAAAAGACTCCTCCTGAGCTTTCTGAACAATTCCCGTTTATTCATGAGTTACTGGATGCATACAATATTTCACGTTACGAGTTAGAAAATTATGAAGCGGATGATATTATCGGCACGCTGTCACAACAAGCAGAACAAGATGGCTACGAAGTAAAAATCATTTCCGGAGATAAAGATTTAACACAATTAAGTTCAAAAAATACGACAGTATGTATAACGAGAAAAGGAATTACGGAAATTGAAGAATATACTCCTGCTCATATAAAAGAAAAATATGGACTATCTCCAGAACAAAAAATAGATATGAAAGGACTTATGGGGGATAACTCAGACAATATTCCCGGTGTTCCTGGAGTAGGGGAAAAAACAGCGATAAAACTTTTAAAAGAGTTTGAGACGGTTGAAAAGCTTCTGGAATCGATTGATCAAGTAAGTGGAAAAAAGCTAAAAGAAAAGTTAACGGAGTTTAAGGATCAAGCAATAATGAGTAAAAATTTGGCAACGATTGAACGTAAAGTCCCGCTAGAAATAAATATTGCAGATATTGAATATAAGGACTTTAACAAGGAAAAAGTGATCGCTCTTTTTAAAGAACTTAATTTTAATTCGTTGTTAGATAAGTTTGATCATGGTGGAGAATCAGCAGAAAAGCAACAATTAAAAGCAATTGAATTCACAATTGTTGAGGAGATTACTGAAAGTATTTTTGCAAATGAAAATGGATTTTACGTTGAAATTTTAGAGGATAACTATCACCATGCAAATATTGTTGGGTTTTCAATTGTTAATGAACACGGTTGCTTTTATCTTCGAGCCGATTTAGCTTTAAATTCAGATATCTTTAAAAGATGGGCTGAAGACGATCAAAAAAGAAAAATAGTGTATGATGCAAAGCGATCAATTGTTTCTTTAAGACATCATCACATCCATTTACGGGGAATCGATTTTGATTTACTATTAGCTTCGTACATTAATAATCCATCCGAAACAATTGATGATGTTGCATTTATTACAAAGCGACACAGACTTAACATCGTTCATACAGATGAAGCTGTCTATGGTAAAGGGGCAAAGCGAAAAATACCTGACGAACCTATTTTAGCTGAGCATTTAGTACGAAAAGGTAAAGCTCTTATGTATTTACGAGAAGAGCTTGAGGGGGCTTTGAAGGAAAATCAACAATACGAGCTGTTTAAAGAGCTTGAAATGCCTCTATCTCGTATTTTAGCAAGTATGGAATCACAAGGTGTAAAGATTGATATCGAGCGTCTTCAAGAAATGGGACATGGATTACAAGAGAAGCTTACAAAAATTGAACAGAAAATTTATCACCTTGCTGGAGAAACATTTAATATTAATTCTCCTAAGCAGCTCGGTGTTATTTTATTTGACAAGCTAGGCCTGCCAGTCATTAAAAAGACAAAGACCGGTTATTCTACTTCTGCAGATGTGTTAGAAAAGCTTGAGCCAATGCACGAAATTATTCGAGAAATTTTACATTATCGTCAATTAGGAAAGTTGCAATCAACATACATTGAAGGTTTGTTAAAAGTTGTGTCAACAAAAACAAATAAAGTTCATACAAGGTTTAACCAAGCGTTAACACAAACAGGAAGACTTAGTTCGACAGATCCTAATTTACAAAACATACCAATTCGTTTAGAAGAAGGTCGGAAAATCCGTCAAGCATTTATCCCTTCAGAAGAAGGATGGGTGATTTTTGCAGCGGATTATTCACAAATTGAGCTAAGAGTGCTTGCGCATATTTCCGGTGACAAAAAATTAATAAAGGCGTTCAAAGAGGATATGGATATTCATACAAAAACAGCTATGGATGTATTCCATGTATCTAAAGAAGAGATTACACCAGATATGAGAAGACAAGCAAAGGCGGTTAATTTTGGAATTGTATACGGAATTAGCGATTACGGTTTATCACAAAACCTTAAAATTTCTAGAAAAGAAGCAGGAAATTTTATTGACCGATATTTTGAAAGTTATCCTGGAGTCAAAGAATATATGGAGGAGATCGTTTATGAAGCAAAGCAGAAAGGATTTGTTTCTACGTTGCTTCATCGAAGAAGATATATCCCAGAAATAACAAGCCGCAATTTTAACGTCCGCAGTTTTGCAGAACGAACAGCCATGAATACTCCAATTCAAGGGAGTGCCGCAGATATTATAAAAAAAACGATGATTGATATGGCTGCAAGATTAGAAAAAGAGAATTTGCAGACGAGATTATTGCTCCAGGTACATGATGAGCTTATTTTTGAAGCACCAGAAGATGAAATAGCTGTATTAAAAGAAATCGTTCCAGATGTAATGGAAAATTCGATTGAATTGTTAGTACCATTAAAGGTCGATTTTGCCTATGGACCAACATGGTATGATGCAAAATAA
- the ytvI gene encoding sporulation integral membrane protein YtvI: MNPTYIHRSIRFLIVIGIVALSLVAIYLLSKYTYPFIIGLIIAFMMNPVVNFFEKKGRMPRALAVFVSLIIIFAVFAGLITLLVVEIVSGTDYLAKVVPKHLETVIDYIEQFFAAQIIPLYNQLSNLLSSLDAGQQDTIMSNIESVGKKIGTTVGTFLQNFFGKIPAVLSWFPNAATVLVFSLLATFFISKDWYRLSQLGGRLLPARAKTSGKTVFTDLKKALFGFIKAQATLISISTVITLIGLLILRVDYAITIAILIGLVDILPYLGTGLVFVPWIIYEMIAGEMNLAIGLGVIYLLVIVQRQIMEPKILSSNIGLDPLATLIALFVGFKLVGFLGLIIGPVSLVLLTTLHRANVFHDIWDFIKGKDGKNPV; encoded by the coding sequence TTGAACCCGACGTATATACACCGCTCGATCCGTTTTCTAATTGTAATTGGGATAGTTGCTTTAAGCCTCGTTGCTATTTATTTGTTATCAAAGTATACATATCCCTTTATTATCGGTTTAATTATTGCTTTTATGATGAACCCTGTCGTCAATTTTTTTGAAAAAAAAGGACGAATGCCAAGGGCGCTTGCAGTATTTGTCTCGCTAATTATTATTTTCGCAGTTTTTGCAGGGTTAATTACTCTATTAGTTGTAGAAATAGTTTCAGGTACTGATTATTTAGCAAAGGTTGTTCCAAAACACCTTGAAACAGTGATTGATTATATTGAACAGTTTTTTGCAGCACAAATCATCCCGCTTTATAATCAACTGTCAAACTTATTAAGCAGTTTAGATGCGGGACAGCAAGATACCATTATGTCAAATATTGAGAGTGTCGGTAAAAAAATCGGGACAACTGTTGGCACATTTCTTCAAAATTTCTTCGGGAAAATTCCAGCAGTATTATCATGGTTCCCAAATGCAGCAACTGTTTTAGTTTTTTCGCTTCTTGCCACATTCTTTATTAGTAAAGATTGGTACCGTCTGTCACAACTTGGAGGCCGTCTCTTACCTGCAAGAGCGAAAACAAGTGGAAAGACTGTTTTTACAGATTTAAAAAAGGCCCTATTTGGTTTTATTAAAGCACAAGCAACCTTAATTTCTATTTCGACAGTCATTACTTTAATTGGCTTGCTCATTTTACGAGTTGATTATGCAATTACAATCGCTATTTTAATAGGTTTAGTCGATATACTTCCGTATTTAGGTACAGGGCTTGTATTTGTCCCATGGATTATTTATGAAATGATTGCAGGTGAAATGAACCTTGCTATCGGTTTAGGGGTTATTTATCTGCTCGTTATCGTTCAACGCCAAATTATGGAGCCAAAAATTCTTTCATCTAATATCGGTCTTGATCCGCTTGCCACGTTAATTGCTCTTTTTGTCGGATTTAAACTGGTTGGCTTTTTAGGATTAATAATTGGTCCTGTTTCCCTCGTCCTACTAACGACTCTTCATCGTGCAAATGTCTTTCATGATATTTGGGACTTTATTAAAGGGAAAGACGGAAAAAACCCAGTATAG
- the hflK gene encoding FtsH protease activity modulator HflK, giving the protein MISLKRIYIITGLSALVILLGVTAVSTWYTVDESEQAVILTFGKAGEAINEPGLHFKLPWPIQKVEKLSKETFSLKFGNNEKEDADLKGKKADTKMITGDENIVFADLVVQWRITDPAKFLYNTNNPEEILTDATSASLRSIIGSSKIDDALTSGKAVIEAEVRDLLSSLIEKYDMGISVLAVKLKDVELPNDDVRKAFTNVTDARETMNTKINEARKYQNKRTNEAQGEKDALISQAQGEKAARIERSRGDVAVFNKLYEEYRKNPDVTRQRLVLETIEQVLPQTEIYIMNDDGNTMKYFPIRPLEKEQTKPTEEGSEKNE; this is encoded by the coding sequence ATGATTAGTTTAAAAAGAATTTATATCATAACCGGCTTAAGTGCACTTGTTATTCTTTTAGGTGTTACAGCTGTTTCCACTTGGTATACAGTTGATGAATCAGAACAAGCTGTTATTTTAACCTTCGGTAAGGCCGGCGAGGCTATTAATGAACCAGGATTACATTTCAAACTGCCTTGGCCGATTCAAAAAGTAGAAAAACTATCTAAGGAAACGTTTAGTTTAAAGTTTGGAAATAATGAGAAAGAGGATGCAGATTTAAAAGGGAAAAAAGCTGATACAAAAATGATTACTGGCGATGAAAACATCGTTTTCGCTGATTTAGTTGTTCAATGGAGAATAACAGACCCTGCAAAATTTTTATACAATACTAACAATCCCGAAGAGATATTAACTGACGCAACATCTGCATCATTACGCAGTATTATTGGCAGTTCGAAAATCGATGATGCATTAACTTCTGGGAAAGCTGTCATTGAGGCAGAAGTTCGAGACCTTTTATCATCGTTAATTGAAAAATATGATATGGGAATATCAGTATTAGCCGTAAAATTAAAGGATGTTGAACTTCCTAATGACGATGTTCGTAAAGCTTTTACAAATGTAACGGATGCTCGCGAAACGATGAATACAAAAATAAATGAAGCTCGTAAGTATCAAAACAAGCGAACAAACGAAGCTCAAGGTGAAAAGGATGCGCTTATTTCACAAGCCCAAGGAGAAAAGGCTGCTCGAATCGAAAGATCTCGCGGAGATGTAGCCGTTTTTAATAAGCTTTATGAAGAATATCGAAAAAACCCAGATGTTACGAGACAACGGCTTGTTCTTGAAACAATCGAACAAGTATTACCTCAAACCGAAATCTATATTATGAATGATGATGGAAACACTATGAAATACTTCCCAATTCGTCCATTGGAGAAAGAGCAAACAAAGCCAACAGAAGAAGGAAGTGAAAAAAATGAGTGA
- a CDS encoding DUF441 domain-containing protein: MLNQPIVFLILLLCVGFLAKNQSLIIAVLFLLLMKAMGLDEKIFSLLQSKGINWGVTIITIAVLAPIATGQIGFNDLFTAFKSPYAWIALISGIAVALLAKGGIILLAEDPHITTALVLGTILAVSLFKGVAVGPLIGAGIAYFAMKILQMIK, from the coding sequence TTGCTAAATCAACCTATTGTTTTCTTAATTTTATTATTATGTGTCGGTTTTTTAGCAAAAAATCAGTCGCTTATAATAGCTGTTTTGTTTTTATTACTAATGAAAGCGATGGGTTTAGATGAAAAGATTTTTTCCTTGTTACAGTCAAAAGGTATTAATTGGGGTGTAACAATTATTACGATTGCTGTGCTGGCTCCTATTGCAACAGGACAGATTGGTTTTAATGATTTATTTACTGCCTTTAAATCACCTTATGCATGGATTGCCTTAATTTCAGGAATTGCAGTCGCATTACTTGCAAAAGGTGGGATTATATTATTAGCTGAAGATCCTCATATTACTACAGCACTTGTATTAGGGACAATTTTAGCCGTATCCTTATTTAAAGGAGTTGCTGTTGGACCGCTGATTGGTGCGGGAATAGCATATTTTGCAATGAAAATTTTACAAATGATAAAATGA
- the icd gene encoding NADP-dependent isocitrate dehydrogenase: protein MSQGEKIKVESGKLNVPNNPIIPFIEGDGTGPDIWAAASKVLDAAVEKAYKGERKIVWKEVLAGEKAFNQTGEWLPAETLESINEYFIAIKGPLTTPIGGGIRSLNVALCQELDLYVCLRPVRWFEGVPSPVKRPQDTNMVIFRENTEDIYAGIEYEKGSDEAKKLIDFLQNEMGVTKIRFPETSGVGIKPVSEDGTKRLVRAAINYAIKEGRKSVTLVHKGNIMKFTEGAFKNWGYELAEQEFGDKVFTWAQYDEIKEKKGVEAANKAQADAEAQGKIIIKDAIADIFLQQILTRPREFDVVATMNLNGDYISDALAAQVGGIGIAPGANINYETGHAIFEATHGTAPKYAGLDKVNPSSVILSGVLMLQHLGWDEAAQLIFKSMEKTIASKVVTYDFARLMDGAKEVKCSEFGDELIKNMD from the coding sequence ATGAGTCAAGGTGAAAAAATCAAGGTGGAGAGTGGAAAGCTAAACGTTCCAAACAATCCGATCATTCCGTTTATTGAGGGGGACGGAACTGGTCCGGATATTTGGGCTGCAGCTTCAAAAGTTTTAGATGCTGCTGTAGAGAAAGCCTATAAAGGCGAAAGAAAAATTGTTTGGAAAGAAGTGCTAGCTGGTGAAAAAGCATTCAATCAAACAGGTGAATGGCTGCCAGCAGAAACATTAGAATCAATTAACGAATATTTTATTGCAATTAAAGGACCGCTTACAACTCCGATTGGAGGAGGTATCCGTTCTTTAAATGTTGCCCTTTGCCAAGAATTAGATCTATACGTTTGTTTGCGTCCTGTTCGCTGGTTTGAAGGAGTACCTTCACCTGTAAAACGACCACAAGATACAAATATGGTTATTTTCCGTGAAAATACTGAAGATATTTATGCTGGTATTGAATATGAAAAAGGCTCTGACGAAGCTAAAAAATTAATTGACTTCCTGCAAAATGAAATGGGTGTTACAAAAATTCGCTTCCCAGAAACTTCTGGAGTTGGGATTAAACCTGTTTCAGAAGATGGAACAAAGCGCTTAGTACGTGCAGCAATTAACTATGCAATTAAAGAAGGACGTAAATCCGTAACGCTTGTACATAAAGGAAATATTATGAAGTTTACGGAAGGTGCATTTAAAAATTGGGGTTATGAACTAGCTGAACAGGAATTTGGAGATAAAGTGTTTACATGGGCTCAATACGACGAAATTAAAGAAAAAAAAGGCGTTGAGGCTGCAAACAAGGCACAAGCAGACGCTGAAGCACAAGGAAAAATTATTATTAAAGATGCGATTGCAGATATTTTCTTACAACAAATTTTAACTCGTCCGCGTGAATTTGATGTTGTTGCAACGATGAACTTAAATGGCGACTATATTTCAGACGCATTAGCAGCACAAGTAGGCGGTATCGGTATAGCTCCAGGAGCTAATATTAACTATGAAACTGGACATGCCATTTTTGAAGCAACACACGGTACAGCACCTAAATATGCCGGTTTAGATAAAGTAAATCCGTCTTCTGTGATCCTTTCAGGAGTACTAATGCTTCAACACTTAGGCTGGGACGAAGCTGCACAATTAATTTTCAAATCAATGGAGAAGACAATTGCTTCGAAAGTTGTTACTTATGATTTTGCCCGCTTGATGGATGGAGCAAAAGAAGTTAAATGCTCTGAATTTGGTGATGAACTAATTAAAAATATGGATTAA
- the mdh gene encoding malate dehydrogenase, producing MSLKRKKVSVIGGGFTGATTAFLLAQKELGDVVLVDIPQMENPTKGKALDMLEASPVQGFDANITGTANYADTADSDIVVITAGIARKPGMSRDDLVQTNQKIMKSVTQEIVKYSPNCYIVVLTNPVDAMTYTVYKESGFPKNRVIGQSGVLDTARFRTFIAQELNLSVKDITGFVLGGHGDDMVPLVRYSYAGGIPLETLIPKERLDEIVERTRKGGGEIVNLLGNGSAYYAPAASLVEMCEAIFKDQRRVLPSIAYLEGEYGYEGIYLGVPTILGANGIEKNIELALTEEEKAALEKSAQSVRNVMKVLA from the coding sequence ATGTCATTAAAACGTAAAAAAGTTTCCGTAATTGGAGGCGGTTTCACTGGAGCAACAACTGCATTTTTACTCGCACAAAAAGAATTAGGAGATGTAGTTTTAGTTGATATTCCACAAATGGAGAATCCTACTAAAGGAAAAGCGTTAGATATGCTTGAAGCAAGCCCCGTTCAAGGCTTTGATGCTAATATTACTGGTACAGCAAACTACGCAGATACAGCTGACTCAGATATCGTAGTAATTACTGCCGGTATTGCACGTAAGCCTGGAATGAGTCGTGATGACTTAGTTCAAACAAACCAAAAAATTATGAAGTCTGTTACACAAGAAATTGTTAAATATTCACCAAACTGCTATATTGTTGTTTTAACAAACCCTGTAGATGCGATGACATATACGGTATATAAAGAGTCAGGCTTCCCTAAAAACCGTGTAATTGGTCAATCAGGTGTACTTGATACTGCTCGTTTCCGTACATTTATTGCCCAAGAACTAAATCTATCTGTAAAAGACATTACTGGATTTGTTTTAGGTGGTCATGGAGATGACATGGTACCGCTTGTTCGTTATTCATATGCAGGTGGCATTCCGTTAGAAACGTTAATTCCAAAAGAGCGCCTTGATGAAATTGTTGAACGTACTCGTAAAGGTGGGGGAGAAATCGTTAACTTATTAGGAAACGGAAGTGCTTATTATGCCCCAGCCGCTTCTCTTGTAGAAATGTGTGAAGCGATTTTTAAAGATCAACGCCGTGTTCTTCCTTCAATTGCTTATTTAGAGGGCGAGTATGGTTATGAAGGGATTTACCTTGGTGTTCCTACAATTTTAGGCGCGAATGGAATTGAAAAAAACATCGAGTTAGCATTAACAGAAGAAGAAAAGGCAGCTTTAGAGAAGTCAGCACAATCTGTTCGTAATGTAATGAAAGTTTTAGCATAA
- a CDS encoding response regulator transcription factor has translation METKKVLVVDDEQSIVTLLSYNLEQAGFKVVTAMDGEAGKRMALEQKLDLIILDLMLPKLDGIEVCKELRQQKVSTPILMLTAKDDEFDKVLGLELGADDYMTKPFSPRELVARVKAILRRSHFKQEELENEGEEGSIMIGKLKIYPEQYEAYYGDEQLEFTPKEFELLLFLAKNKGRVLTRDQLLSSVWNYDFAGDTRIVDVHISHLREKIEENTKKPVYIKTIRGLGYKFEEPKGE, from the coding sequence ATGGAGACAAAAAAAGTACTTGTTGTAGATGATGAACAATCAATCGTTACATTGCTCAGCTATAATCTAGAGCAAGCAGGCTTTAAAGTTGTAACAGCTATGGATGGAGAAGCAGGAAAAAGAATGGCGCTAGAGCAGAAGTTAGATTTAATCATTTTAGATCTGATGTTACCAAAGTTAGATGGAATAGAAGTATGTAAGGAACTTCGTCAGCAAAAAGTTTCGACACCAATATTAATGCTGACTGCAAAGGATGATGAATTTGATAAAGTTTTAGGCCTAGAACTTGGTGCAGACGATTATATGACGAAGCCTTTTAGTCCTAGAGAACTAGTTGCACGTGTTAAAGCAATCTTGCGAAGATCTCACTTCAAACAAGAAGAGTTGGAAAATGAAGGTGAGGAAGGCAGTATCATGATAGGCAAGCTGAAAATTTATCCTGAACAATACGAAGCTTATTATGGGGATGAACAGCTTGAATTTACCCCAAAAGAATTTGAGTTACTTCTCTTTTTAGCGAAAAATAAAGGGAGAGTTTTAACGAGAGATCAATTATTAAGTTCTGTTTGGAACTATGATTTTGCAGGGGATACGAGAATAGTTGATGTACATATTAGCCATCTTAGAGAAAAAATAGAAGAGAATACGAAAAAGCCAGTTTATATAAAAACGATACGTGGTTTAGGATATAAATTTGAGGAGCCTAAAGGGGAATGA
- the citZ gene encoding citrate synthase: MTVTRGLEGVVATTSSISSIIDDTLTYVGYNIDDLAENATFEEVIYLLWHRKLPNEAELENLTNELAENATLPQEVIEHFKMYPINKVHPMGALRTAVSLLALYDEEADIMEPEANYRKAIRLQAKMPTIVTAFARIRKGLEPVAPRKDLGFAANFLYMLTGKEPEAIAIEAFNKALVLHADHELNASTFTARVCVATLSDVYSGITSAIGALKGPLHGGANEAVMKMLSEIGSLENVEPYVREKLNNREKIMGFGHRVYRKGDPRAKHLRIMSEKLTKLTGEPHWYEMSRKIESIVTGEKKLPPNVDFYSASVYHSLGIDHDLFTPIFAVSRVSGWLAHILEQYDNNRLIRPRAEYTGPGKQTYVPISERS, from the coding sequence ATGACAGTTACACGCGGTCTAGAAGGAGTAGTTGCTACAACATCCTCAATCAGTTCCATCATCGATGATACACTCACATACGTAGGCTACAACATTGATGACTTAGCAGAAAACGCTACTTTTGAAGAAGTTATTTATTTATTGTGGCATCGAAAATTACCTAACGAAGCAGAATTGGAAAATTTAACAAACGAGTTAGCGGAAAATGCTACTTTACCTCAAGAAGTCATTGAGCATTTTAAAATGTATCCAATTAATAAAGTACATCCAATGGGTGCACTTCGTACAGCTGTATCATTATTAGCATTATATGATGAGGAAGCAGATATCATGGAGCCGGAAGCAAATTATCGTAAGGCGATTCGTTTACAAGCGAAAATGCCAACGATTGTAACTGCTTTTGCGCGGATTAGAAAAGGTCTTGAGCCAGTTGCACCTCGCAAAGATTTAGGTTTTGCTGCTAACTTTCTATACATGTTGACTGGCAAAGAACCAGAAGCAATTGCTATTGAAGCATTTAATAAGGCGCTTGTTCTTCACGCAGATCATGAGCTGAATGCCTCTACATTTACTGCACGTGTTTGTGTAGCAACTTTATCCGATGTTTACTCTGGTATTACTTCTGCTATTGGAGCATTAAAAGGTCCTCTTCACGGCGGTGCAAACGAAGCTGTAATGAAAATGCTTTCAGAAATAGGATCATTAGAAAATGTTGAACCATATGTTCGAGAAAAATTAAATAATAGAGAAAAAATTATGGGCTTCGGACACCGTGTTTATCGTAAGGGAGATCCACGGGCAAAACATTTAAGAATAATGTCAGAAAAACTAACAAAATTGACTGGCGAACCTCATTGGTACGAAATGTCTAGAAAAATTGAAAGCATTGTAACTGGTGAGAAAAAATTACCGCCTAACGTTGATTTTTACTCGGCTTCAGTTTACCACAGCTTAGGTATCGATCACGATCTATTTACACCAATTTTTGCTGTTAGCCGTGTATCAGGCTGGTTAGCTCATATTCTTGAGCAATATGATAATAATCGTTTAATTCGTCCACGTGCTGAGTATACAGGACCTGGAAAACAAACTTACGTGCCAATTAGCGAACGCAGTTAA